The Prochlorococcus marinus str. MIT 9301 genome segment AATAAAAAGTTGGCCTATTTGGGAATGTGAGCCAAGCAAATTTCAATGGAATTACCCTGATAAGGAAATTTGCTTAATTATTGAAGGTCAAGCGAAAATAAATACCCAAAACGGTGACATTTACGTGATTAAAGCTGGAGATCTAGTTGAGTTTCCAGCTGGACTTAACTGCGAATGGGAAGTAACCAAAACTATTAAAAAACATTATCGATTGGGTAGCTAAATTTGAGAAAAAAGATTTTTTCTTCTTTACTGTTAAGTCAATGGAGATAAAATATGGTTTATAAATAATTTTTAAAAAGGAAACTCATATTATGCCTTTTACTGATCAAGAATATTTTGAGGTTATTGAAAAAAATGAAATAGTAAAAAAGGCCTTTGAAAATATTAAGCAAATTTGCATTGATTTACAAAAACAAACAAATTGTCCTGAAGAGGATCTAAAAGATTTTCTTGAATTTATTTCTAAACAATGGAATAAGTAAT includes the following:
- a CDS encoding cupin domain-containing protein, with the protein product MKVLISSPCSASVIIQYGIKSWPIWECEPSKFQWNYPDKEICLIIEGQAKINTQNGDIYVIKAGDLVEFPAGLNCEWEVTKTIKKHYRLGS